The nucleotide window ATTTGCTATTTGAAGGAACCAAAAACATAAAAAGAGGCGAATGGTTTAAAATTGTGACTTCAAACGGAGGGACTAATAATGCCAACACCACTGATGACCGTACTTATTATTATGAAATATTCCCTTCCAACAATTTAGAATTAGGTCTTTGGATGGAATCAGAAAGAATGTTACACCCGATTATCAATCAAATTGGGGTCGACACTCAAAACGAAGTAGTTAAAGAAGAAAAAAGAACCAACTACGACAACCGCCCTTACGGAAATATTCTTGCGGCGGTAAAAGAAAATATGTTCAAAAACCATCCATACCGATGGACAACCATTGGCTCTATGAAAGATTTGGATGCCGCAACACTAGAAGAATTTAAAGAATTCAACAAAAAATTCTATTTACCAAACAATGCCGTTTTGGTTGTAGCGGGCGATTTTGAAAAAAAACAAGCCAAAGAATGGATTCAAAAATATTTTGGCTCAATTCCCAAAGGAGAAGTCACTTCTAAAAAAACGTATTTGGAAGAACCAATCACTAAAACCATCAAAGCAACTTACGAAGATCCCAACATTCAAATTCCGATGTTGGTAGCAAGTTACAGAACTCCGTCAATGAAAAGCAGGGACGCAAGAGTATTGGACTTAATTTCTTCCTATTTAAGTGATGGCAAAAGTTCCCGATTATACAAAAAAGTAGTGGATGATAAAAAAATGGCGCTACAAATTGGCGCAGTAGGCTTTAGCCAGGAAGATTACGGAATGTACATTGTTTATGGCTTGCCAATGGCCGATTTTTCTTTAACAGACATACTCAATGAAATTGATAAGGAAATCATAAAAATCCAAACCGATTTGATTTCTGAAAAAGATTATCAAAAACTACAAAACAAATTTGACAACAATTACATAAATAGTAATGCAACTTTAGAAGGAATTGCCAACAATCTGGCTTCCTATTATATGTTGTACAAAGATATTAACCTTATCAATACCGAAATCGAACTGTATCATTCTATCACAAGGGAAGAAATACGCGAGGTTGCCCAAAAATACCTTAACCCAAATCAACGCTTACTTTTGGATTACATACCTGCAAAACACCATAACTAAAAAGCAGCTATCGTAAAGAACAAAAAAATTAACGTTTCATCATTATCAGGAATTATGCAAGCAACAGATCGCACGCAACCGCAACCCGGAAAATTACCAACTATTAATATCAAAAAACCAAAATCTTTTGTTTTGGACAATGGAATGAAGGTATTGGTAGTAGAAAATCATAAGTTACCCAGAGTTTCCTTCAACCTAACTTTGGACAATATTCTTTTTACCGAAGGAAACAAAAAAGGCGTTGATGAATTAACAGGAAACCTAATCGGTAACGAAAGCAAAAAAACAACCAAAGAAGCTTTTCATGAAGAAATAGACTTTTTGGGAGCCGAAATCAATTTTAATGCTCACGGAGCTACTGCAAATTCTATTTCCAAATTCGGCGGTAAAGTTTTAGAACTCCTGGCAGAAGGCGTTTTACATCCAAATTTCACACAAGAGGAATTCGATAAAGAAAAAGCCAAATTAATCGAAGGAATGAAAGCGGAGGAAAAAAGCGTTCCAGCAATTGCAAATCGCGTTGTCGATGTTTTAGCTTTTGGCAAAAACCATCCGACCGGCGAATATATGACCGAAGAAACTCTTAACAACATTACCTTGACCGATGTAGAGAAAAATTACAAAACCTACTTCGTTCCTGAAAATGCCTATTTAGTAATTGTTGGTGACGTTAAATTTGAAAATGTAAAAATAGCGGTTGAAAAATTATTTGGAGATTGGGAGAAAAAATCCACTCCTAAAATTCCATTTGAAACTCCTGTAAATGTTTCAAATTCAC belongs to Flavobacterium aquiphilum and includes:
- a CDS encoding M16 family metallopeptidase, whose translation is MSNTALTLGEVASAQKVVFEEYDLDNGLHVILHHDASAPVVITSVMYHVGAKDENPDRTGFAHFFEHLLFEGTKNIKRGEWFKIVTSNGGTNNANTTDDRTYYYEIFPSNNLELGLWMESERMLHPIINQIGVDTQNEVVKEEKRTNYDNRPYGNILAAVKENMFKNHPYRWTTIGSMKDLDAATLEEFKEFNKKFYLPNNAVLVVAGDFEKKQAKEWIQKYFGSIPKGEVTSKKTYLEEPITKTIKATYEDPNIQIPMLVASYRTPSMKSRDARVLDLISSYLSDGKSSRLYKKVVDDKKMALQIGAVGFSQEDYGMYIVYGLPMADFSLTDILNEIDKEIIKIQTDLISEKDYQKLQNKFDNNYINSNATLEGIANNLASYYMLYKDINLINTEIELYHSITREEIREVAQKYLNPNQRLLLDYIPAKHHN